From one Callithrix jacchus isolate 240 chromosome 2, calJac240_pri, whole genome shotgun sequence genomic stretch:
- the ARSI gene encoding arylsulfatase I, whose product MHALTGFSLVSLLSFGYLSWDWAKPSLVADGPGEAGEQPTASPPQPPHIIFILTDDQGYHDVGYHGSDIETPTLDRLAAKGVKLENYYIQPICTPSRSQLLTGRYQIHTGLQHSIIRPRQPNCLPLDQVTLPQKLQEAGYSTHMVGKWHLGFYRKECLPTRRGFDTFLGSLTGNVDYYTYDNCDGPGVCGFDLHEGENVAWGLSGQYSTMLYAQRASHILANHSPQRPLFLYVAFQAVHTPLQSPREYLYRYRTMGNVARRKYAAMVTCMDEAVRNITWALKRYGFYNNSVIIFSSDNGGQTFSGGSNWPLRGRKGTYWEGGVRGLGFVHSPLLKRKRRTSRALMHITDWYPTLVGLAGGTTSAADGLDGYDVWPAISEGRASPRTEILHNIDPLYNHAQHGSLEGGFGIWNTAVQAAIRVGEWKLLTGDPGYGDWIPPQTLATFPGSWWNLERMASVRQAVWLFNISADPYEREDLAGQRPDVVRTLLARLAEYNRTAIPVRYPAENPRAHPDFNGGAWGPWASDEEEEEEEEEEERARSFSRGRRKKKCKICKLRSFFRKLNTRLMSQRI is encoded by the exons ATGCACGCCCTCACTGGCTTCTCCCTGGTCAGCCTTCTTAGCTTCGGCTACCTGTCCTGGGACTGGGCCAAGCCGAGCCTCGTGGCCGATGGGCCCGGGGAGGCCGGCGAGCAGCCCACGGCCTCTCCGCCCCAGCCTCCGCACATCATCTTCATCCTCACGGACGACCAAGGCTACCACGACGTGGGCTACCATGGTTCAGATATTGAGACCCCTACGCTGGACAGGCTGGCGGCCAAGGGGGTCAAGTTGGAGAATTACTACATCCAGCCCATCTGCACGCCTTCGCGGAGCCAGCTCCTCACTGGCAG GTACCAGATCCACACAGGACTCCAGCATTCCATCATCCGCCCACGACAGCCCAACTGCCTGCCCCTGGATCAGGTGACACTGCCCCAGAAGCTGCAGGAGGCGGGTTATTCAACCCATATGGTGGGCAAGTGGCACCTGGGCTTCTACCGAAAGGAGTGTCTGCCCACCCGTCGGGGCTTCGACACCTTCCTGGGCTCACTCACAGGCAACGTGGACTATTACACCTATGACAACTGTGATGGCCCAGGTGTGTGTGGCTTCGACCTGCACGAGGGTGAGAATGTGGCCTGGGGGCTCAGCGGCCAGTACTCCACTATGCTTTATGCCCAGCGTGCCAGCCATATCCTGGCCAACCACAGCCCACAGCGGCCCCTCTTCCTCTACGTGGCCTTCCAGGCAGTGCACACACCCCTGCAGTCCCCTCGTGAGTACCTATACCGCTACCGCACCATGGGCAACGTGGCCCGACGGAAGTACGCGGCCATGGTGACCTGCATGGATGAGGCTGTGCGCAACATCACCTGGGCTCTCAAGCGCTATGGTTTCTACAACAACAGTGTCATCATCTTCTCCAGTGACAACGGTGGCCAGACTTTCTCGGGGGGCAGCAACTGGCCGCTCCGAGGACGCAAGGGCACTTATTGGGAAGGTGGCGTGCGGGGCCTAGGCTTTGTCCATAGCCCCCTGCTCAAGCGAAAGCGACGGACAAGCCGGGCACTGATGCACATCACTGACTGGTACCCAACCCTGGTGGGTCTGGCAGGTGGTACCACCTCAGCAGCCGACGGGCTAGATGGCTATGATGTGTGGCCAGCCATCAGCGAGGGCCGGGCCTCGCCACGCACAGAGATCTTACACAACATTGACCCACTCTACAACCATGCTCAGCATGGCTCCCTGGAGGGGGGCTTTGGCATCTGGAACACAGCTGTGCAGGCTGCCATCCGCGTGGGTGAGTGGAAGCTGCTGACGGGAGACCCCGGCTATGGCGATTGGATTCCACCACAGACACTGGCCaccttcccaggtagctggtggAACCTGGAACGAATGGCCAGTGTCCGCCAGGCTGTGTGGCTCTTCAATATCAGCGCTGACCCTTATGAACGGGAGGACCTGGCTGGCCAGCGGCCTGATGTGGTCCGCACCCTACTGGCTCGCCTGGCCGAATATAACCGCACAGCCATCCCAGTGCGCTACCCAGCTGAGAACCCCCGGGCTCATCCTGACTTTAATGGGGGTGCTTGGGGACCCTGGGCCagtgatgaggaagaggaggaagaggaggaagaggaagagagggctCGAAGCTTCTCCCGGGGTCGTCGCAAGAAAAAGTGCAAGATTTGCAAGCTTCGATCCTTTTTCCGTAAACTCAACACTAGGCTGATGTCCCAGCGGATCTGa